CTTGAGAGTCAGAGTTGTAGATAACTGCATAAAAGCTTCAGTATCCCACCTTAGGAGGCTGCAAAGatgggatggagagggagagtgGCAAGTTGAAGAAAGCCATAGGCGAAGTCCAATCAATAATCACCAGAGGGCAAGAAAAGCCCAGGATGTCCATAATCACAGGGCAAAGGAAATGCTGAGGACAAAATCTGTAGGAAAATGAAGGGTGGGAGAGGCCTGGGCCAGAAGGCAGTCCTGGTCCAGAAAGAGGTTGGCCTGAGTCAGGAACCCCCGAGACTGTGAAGTAAAGGGCAATGATCACGGGACTCAGACATCATAGAAGAGTCGGACAAGCTGGTACCGAATGGAGAAGGTGACAGCACTGCCCAGGATCTGCAAGGAGAAATGGACTAGAGTAAGAACCATGGAGAAAGGGAGACAAAGAGGCGTGAACCCCATCCTCAACCGTACCTGTAGCAGCAGCAGGAACAGGGTGAGATTTCTCTCATGCATGGGCCCAAAGACTTTAAGTAGCAAGTTAATGAGGGTCATGTTGTTACACTCGGTGAAGGCACCATCCTCATTCTCACTCTGGCGCACTGTCACAAGCTGGAGGCTCTCTGCTACCTGGAGGGGCCAGGGGTGGAGAGAACTTCAGCTAATACCTATGCTTCAGGAATGCGATCTGCCTAATGCTTCCAAACTCCCCTTGGATCTGACGCAGGCCTAGGTTCCCCATTCAGGGTAGCGGCCCTACCTCCTTGTTATCCTGTTACCTTTAGAATAAAGGTGCCCAAGAAAGAGAGGCTCTTGGTCTTGAACTTGGAATAGCTCATCTCCAGTTTGCCTGTCTTGGTATTGAGTCTGCAGGGGGAAGAGAGCTTTATGTGACTGGGCAACTAGTCAAAGAACTCTCCTCATGGCGGTTAATTACTAGGAAGAGCACCGAATGTGGAGTCAAACAACCTGACATCTAtttctggctctgctgcttactaCTGTGTGATcagagctgctgtgaacattaaATAAGATTATGTAAGTAAACGTGCTCTGTAATTTATAAAGGGCCAACTACATGGAAAGAGTTAGCTCTTCTTTGGGCCCACTCCCTTTGCACAGCAAATTTATAAGGCTGACTTTATGCATCCCAAGTGAAAAAGCTATGATGTCCCTTTCAAGCCCTAAGTGGCTACCTGGGTATACGGTGGCGAGGGCACGGGATGATATGCAGGAGTTGAGGCAGTGAGTAGAGGAAGTTGAACACCTGGGGCATGAAGAAGAGTAGCATGGTCTTGCTGAAGTGTCCCAAGATGCCCACCACGGCAAAGGTCATGCCAGCAAAGTAACAGAAGGTATCTCCCACAAACACCCGTGATGGGTACCTGTGCAGGGGAGAGAACCTGAGCCAGTGGCAAGAGGCATGACCAATCCTCTCACATCCCACACCTTGGTACGAGGCTAGTCTTGACCCCAGTTCTGGCTCGAAGGAGACTCTAACTCTCCCAGCAACTCTCCAGGACCCAAGGCCCTGAATTCATCTCTTCCTGGGGGTTCCACAGCACTTGTGCCCAACTACTGCTGCGTAGAGAGCAATTTAAGAATATTACCAACTGAAGACGCAGAAAACACTCAACACAGCTATGCGCAGGTATAGCTTCTCCACCAGCAGATGGTCATGATCAGGACCATACTTGCCTCATGTTCAAATAGTTGTCCCCTTATCAATAGTCCTACTTACCAGTTATGATAGAGCAATCCCAAGGTGGTGAAAAAAAAGGGTATCATGAAGTAGAGggaaaacacatgatcatctcgataATCACCTTTGGAAGcagggggaaagaaagaaggaaaagttgaTAGCCACTTCCCCTGCATTGCTTGGTCCTATTTTTGTCTGTGTCTAAGTTCTGTCCCAAGCTGTACTGTCCACCTCTCCCAAGTGACATTCAAGAAGTTACTACCCCTTTTATGTCATGCAGGCAATTGCCAATATTCCACCTCTTTCATGAACTCTTCCTAAACTAGTTACTGTCTTAAATTTGGTTTAGACTGTTCAGCCCTAGCTTTGAATGCCAGCTTTACTTCCTAACTGTGCAACCTTGATCACGACACATTTAACTTTTCtaaagctcagtttcctcatctgtaaaatacagtTGACGACAACAGCTGCCACAAAGAGCTTGGTTACAAAGTTTAAAGGAGATCATGTTTTAAAAGTGCTCTTAGCTTTAATAAGCACTTACTGATGTCTATCagccaaagaccaccagaaacacATCTGTAGTCAAAGCTGGGTTTACTGACTTGTTGTAACAAGGGAGACTGGAAACCACACGCCACGAGGAATCACAGGATGCCTGAGTAAGGGGGAGTTAGGCAGACTTGTTATAGGATTTAAGTAATTCTGGGGAGGATGCAAGGAGGCACTGTTTTGCCCTGGACTGGGTGCTGTCAGCAGGAgtaattcttaataatttttattaattattattttttttttcaaagattttaattttttcctttttctccccaaagctccccagtacatagttgtatattctttgttgtgggtccttctagttgtggcatgtgggacgctgcctcagcgtggtttgatgaacagtgtcatgtctgcgcccaggattcaaaccaacgaaacactgggccgcctgcagcagagtgtgcgaacttaaccactcggccacggggccagcccctaatttttattaattattaattcatcTTAATTTTTATCTAGGACGTGGGAGGAACTCTTCAGTGGTTATCTGAAGGAAGCAGCAATCACTCATATTAGCCAGAACAGGGGCAGCTTGGTCATTTTTGTGGGATGCACAGTGTTCTTGTAGTTTTATCTATGCTCACACATGGTTATGGAGGGGTCTGGTTTTTGTCTTACTTGATCATGGTCACAGAGTGACCCTGTCTGATTTTCAAGTTCTATGAAATTGTTTATGTTCAATAAGAGAAGACCACAGCCTACCAATTAGTGCCAATCCGGCTATAAATGACAGGGCTGCTATCTTCCTTTCTCACATTTAATGAATCTTAGTTATTTGCAAAGTAAATAGGTTCCCTTAGCTTCTATAATTACTCACATATTGCTTTCTTTCTGAATTCCCCAAAGCCAGATATCAGGAAAACGTAACACTCAGACTTTTCTTTACCTCCAATCCCACCTACCTTCCAGCTCCACCAGGTTGAAGACAATGATGGAAGCAGAAATGACTAACGACTGGCCAGCCTCTAGGCCGTTAATTCCTGCTAGGATATTGATGGCATTGGTACAGAATACTGCCAGCAGCCCCATGTAGACATAGTACAGGATCCCTAGAGggggagaagacagaaagaaaaggagtatCACCTATAGAATGATGATTGAAGAATAGCCTTCTGAGACAAGTGGTGAGGACAGAGGATAGGATGAAGGGCCAACAGGAAGGATCTGAGAAGACACAGGGACACTTGGAGGAGAATGTGGAACACCAGGAAGGATGCTTTGCTGGATGTCTCACGGAGTAAGGGTGCCCTGAAGTAGGGGCCATAGGGGCAGTGGTGGCAGGGCTACTCACCCAAGTCCAGATGCAGGCCAAGAATTGGACGGAAAGGCTTGGGTACCACAATGGTCGTGTTGCCAAAGTTGGTAAAATAGACCATGAGAAGAGGTAGTGAGGCAGCTGTGGGCAGCAGCAGCTTATGGCGCCAGCGCAGATTCAGTACATCATCCGCGAAGCCCAGAAAAATCATGCAGCAGATGGCAAGGAGCGCACCTATCAGGGCCACAAACTGGGGGAGGCTCGCGCAGGTCACAGCTGGAGCCTACTCCCACTTCACCTTTCCTTTCAAAAACGCCTGTCTTTTCGTTccttcctcagcccctcccctAAGCCCAAACACCCCCAACTCTCTCAGGTAGctcccagcccccaaccccaggcAACCGCCCCCACTAACCCACTTACTTCGTGGTGGGGGAAGGCTTTACACTGCTCCTCCACAAAGCAGTTCAGGAAAGGGAAAGGGATGAAGCAGAAGAGGATGATAAGGAAAACAGCACCGCTGATCACTCCCTGGGACTCTGGGCTGTGTCCCAGCAGAAAAGGGGTGGAGGGGGAACAGGAAAGGGGGTGTGGTTACTCACTAGTGCAGGCATTACAGTAACCTAATGCAGGGGAGGGCACCCCTGCCGCAGTCCCTGATACACCCGAGGATCACCCCCATCCTCTCCCCAGTGCTAAACAGTTCTGCCCTTCACCTCCCAGAGTCCCGGGCTGTGTGCTGGGTGAGCGCTCCGTCTTCGCGCGCAGTCCAGCACCCAGGTCCCCGCTCTTGCCCTGcccacccctgtccccagcccGGGACCCGTGTGCCGCCGCTCACATCTGCTGCCGGTCGGATTTGTTGAGGTCCTGGCCACAGAGGCGCGCGGCGATGAAGTGGCCACGGAAGGCGGGGATGAGGGTGAGTGTGGCCACAAATCCCAGCAGCGAGCCGATCAAATTCACCAGCAGCGGCATCGGCAACTCCGGGAAGGCCCACATGGTGACCGGCCGGGGGGTCCGCTCCGCCAGCTCCTCAGATAACGGGCAAGTCGGGCAGAAGCCCTGAGCCCCCAGCAGTTAAGAAGTGGCCGCTCCCCACAGGCTGGGTTTTCCTACACCAGCCTGAGCAAACCCCAACAACTCTGACTAGAGCTGTCCTGGGGACTCCCGCGAGCCTCTATAAGTCATCCTGCGCTCCGCCCCACCGTACTTGCGTACCCTCTGTTTCCGCCCGGATCTTGTTCGCAGAGCAACTATCACCGCGGAAGGCGGAGGCGGCCATTTTTAATATGGGCATAAGCGTAGGGACAGAAGTGTTACTTTAGACTACATCCTTTATTCCAAAGTTGAGTCATCATAGtgttttggaaaaacaattaaagaaaaacaaataccagagaaaagggaaccttcgtgcactgttggtaggaatgtaaattagtgaactaccatacgatccagcaataccacttctgggtgtttgaagaaaaagaaaacactaattcgaaaagatatacgcaaccctatgttcattgcagcattatttacaatagccaacatgCGAAACGAGCGAAAGCAGCCTAAGTGTCCAcgggtagatgaatggataaagaagatgttttatatatatatatataaacacacacacatatataaataaatttgtttattttaaaaatagagtattagccataaaaaagaatgaattccaCGTATTAGGAACAACACAGATGGATCTAAAGGATAtcgtgctgagtgaaataaaccagacagagaaggaagaacactatatgatttcactcatatgtggaatctaaaaaacaaaacaaatgaacacaaaacaaaacagaaacagactcagatacacagaacaaattagtggttgccagaggagaggCGGTTCGGGGGAAGAGAGAAATAGGTGAAGCGGATAACAGATACAAACTTCcagccataaaataaatgtaatggggatgtaatatacagcacagggaatatagtcaacaatactgtaataactttgtataaTGACAGATAGTTAACTAGTCTTATCAGGGTAATTATTTTGTAACGTGATTAACTGTTCAATCACTATGTTGTCAACCCGAAACTAacacaatattgtatgtcaactatacttcaataaagaagaaaggaagggaaaaaagacaaaagcggATACTTTAACATCATATTAAAAACGTACAGCCAAAAGCGGAAAAACTCGTTGCCCGATTCCAAGATGAACGACTCCTTGTACCACGTGTCTGACGCCGCTCACACTCGATTCCACGTCAGTTTTAGCTCCGTCCGCCTCCGCAGGTCACGTTTAAAGGGGCAGTACGCCGAGTTTACCCTGGGATACCTCTGGAGCGAGAAGATGGCTATTGGAAGCAAGGAGGAGGGCTGgagggatgaggatgtggagcagcgcCTGCTCCTTGTAGAATACCTGTTGCCCGCGTAGTCGAAAGCCAAGGTAAACTCAACTCAGTTCCAGGAAACGCAGCTACAATTTGGAAGATGATGTAAATTCTAAAGCGTAGACGCTTGAAAAGCTCCTCCCACTCCGTGTTTTTCTTGTGCTTTTCCTTCATCGTCCCACCCACCTGCGCCCCCGCAGTAGCAGTTCGTTGCCAGGCAACCTAGCGGGTCACATCGCCATTGGAGGGGCTGGGAGTGTCCCCTTGGAGTTAACCGGTTCTTAACTTTCCTTGGTCCTGGATCGCTGCATTGTCCAAGCTCCCAATCCGAGGAGGCGAGGCTGAGGTGTTGGAAAGAGCTGAAGAAGCAGGAGAACCAGACTTACACGTGGTTTCCTGTGAGCCTGAGAAACTCCCAGTCAGGTTTCTTCCTCCAGGTTACCGTGCTTGGCACCTGTTTCCTTGCAAATAAGAGTTCACCAGCATCTTCATTCTCTTTCATGCACACAGAGGCTCTTTGGCAACTGATTTCCATTCCTCAGGGAGGAAATCACTACCAGGGAGTTCCGGAGAGGACTCAAGTATCCTGGCACTTTGTGCGCTCTTTCAATTATAGCGTGCTCCAGGAGTCGGGTCGGGTTGACTCTTTTTAGGCCAAAGATAGTTCCTCCTGTCTCTCAAAATCAGATGTGAAATGTCTCTTCTACTTAAAGATGGCTTTAATTAACAATAAAAAgccatatacatataaaatatactttatacaTATAAAGTAAACCCAGTAATTTATTGATTTTCCACCAAATTTTCAGTACCTATTATCTCACTGGTATTGTTTTTGGATGTgtgtgtgggcgtgtgtgtgcatctgtgccTCTTAGCCTGGGAACTCCCTAGAGGCAAGTGTTTTCTGTTCCACAGGGTGTCCCCATGGGGCTAAGGACATACAGATATCTGTATATAAGGCATCATCAAACATAATGGATCTGATCTGAAAGAGGTACAGAAGGCACTAGGAGCGCATGCAGGGAGCAATTAGTTGTGACTAGGGGAAGTGAGAGGACCTTGAGAAGGAGTAGTATCTCCAAAGATTTTAGTAGGTGGCAAGGGTGGGAGGACCTTCCAAATGGAGAAAATAAGGCGCCAGGAGCAGGTGGAAAGGAGGAGCTTGTGGGAGCCTCAGAGGAGGCAGCCTTCAGTTATCTTGTTGATCAGGAGCAGGCTGAGACTCCCTGGAGATCTGAGGGACTGTCTGtatgtgtttccttttttattaggAGGCCAATCCTAATAAATCTTCCTTCCCagcctttgtctctttcttctctagAGATCATTAGCATCCCCACCCTCCTGCCACTGCCACTAGAAGAGGGTGGGGGCTTGTTCAAACATAAGACACTAGGGATTAATCATCCACGTATACATGTTACCATCAGAACCTGGTTACTTGGATACTTGTCATATcatctgaatattttttttcctgtgatggtAAATACCCAGTTGATTATTAGACTGATTagaaggagaaacaaacaaacaaacacatgacTTGGCCTCACTTGAAATTTTGTGCCTTTCCTGGTAAAAGTTCAAAACATTTGCCTGAATGCTGAAGCTGGTCCTAGGACCCACAGATCAGGCGAGCTGTCAATGGCTTTCGCTGGTTTCTTGGGCGGAGCAGACACTGTCTGCGATGCTCATCTCCTACTCGGGAGACCTTAGTGCCTCCCCGTGAGCAAGGCCAATCCACTGTTCAGTCTGATTGCTTGACAAAGCCTGTGGCAAAAATGTTTCACAGTGCCTAAAATACCACAAGACATCTTTGGATAGTCTGGGGCTATGACACTTGCAGGACTATATCTGTGGTTCTTTCCAagcagcttttccttttcttcctgcctctcacCTATCAGTTTATCAGAAGTTGTGAGCCAAAAGCAAGCCCCAAGATTGCCCTTCCTATTGGGATGACATGAATGATtttcaaaagatggaaacagtaTAGAAATTCTTATGGTTTACGTctatactgaaatattttctgttagaCTTCTTAAAGTTACAAAGAACTTGCTAATCCCTACTATGTACATAGGGGACTCTTAATACTGTGGGGACACCAAGTGATATAAACGCACTTGTTTCCCCCAAGGAGGCTACTTCAGCTTATTAAAGCACTTTGGTTGAatatgagagaagagaaatgagtaAGAAGGGTCCCTACCCTTCAGCAGCTTCCTGACGAGTGGGAAAAGCAGACATATAAACAACCAGCTAGACTATAAGGCAGAATGAAATAAATGCTAGAGGTCTGAGTAACAAGTGGAAGGGAGATTGGGAGGACCGGCTAGGGAGACTCATGTAAGGCCGAATTGTGAAGCAGCATCTGGCAGCAGAGGACAAAGTGCTCAGTGGAGGGCCTGAGGAAGGAGATCCAAGAACTCAGAGAACTGAGATCCTTGGGAGGTTGGAGGGTTCCTGAAGAAGGGTTCTTGGGGGAAGAGGGTCTTCAAAGTGAAACTTTGCGCCTGGACAACTTCCTGCGCAGCCTGCTCCCCTAGCCCTAGCTGCTCTGCCCGCTGACAGCTTCCTCCTGCGTCTCTGGGTTCTGGCCCCATGTCTCTGagttctctcttcccttcatttcatttcttctcctcccctcaaGATTCGAAACCCACACTCTAGGAATCTTCCATGGTTTCTGGAGTCCAGTGATGATGCATGGGCAGGGCCACAGCAAGGTTACCCCAtcacctcccccctccccatcATTTCTTACAGTGAAATCCAGGGATGCCCCAGGCTTCCTCACCACCTCTTCTGGTTCAGGCACCCTGTTGCTGACCTGCCAGGCTCTGCCTAGCTCTGCGATCCCACACTTTAGAAGGCATTGTTTACTCTCAGGTACTCATTCCTCAGACTACTGACTGGATTTGGAAGGGAGCTGTTTAACACGTTCCCTGTCTACCTCTCTAAGGAAGGCGCTGTGTGCCAAAGACCTTGCCATCTGTATGTGGAGAAGAAGGCCTCGTGGGGAATAGGGATTCCTTTAAATCCCTTTGTATGATTTTCCTCCTCCTGTCTCCAGAAAGCAATGACAAGCCCCTGTTCTATAGGAATGGAATCCACTCCCTTAAATCTAGGAAAAGGGATGGATCCTGAGGTTAGACTGTAATTATAACATTATTTTGGGGGTGCCTGTTGGGATATCGCATATTTGGATGGCAGGGTCATCTGGCTGAATCTATTGATAGTCCAGGGCTACATTGCCAGCTCCCTCCTCATTACCACCCCCTCTACACGTGCTCCACAGGCAGCAGTTGTTACTatggaaatatattatttttaaaaacagaagcagCCCCAGGCTTGGGAAACATCTCCAGAACAAACCACATGAGCAAGGAGGTTTATAGGGTGTTGCTGGGTCCTAGCTCCaaggggaaggagagtgggggGATGGAGGAGGTTTAATATTCCATGTTCTATTCTCAGCCTCTACCAGGGTCAGGTTCTGCCCTCTCTCTGGCAGGAATCATCTGGACCTCTGTCAGGCACTTCTAGCTAAGAGGGCTGCTCTGCACCTACTTACCCAGGGCCTAGCTTTGGCCAGGAAATGGGAGCCAAGGTGCTGCTGAGCCTGGGGGTGTTTGGAGAAGGGGTCTATGCTATCCACAGAGGTCTAAACTATAGAAATCTAAGGAGCGTGGGGGAAAGCAGAGGCGGCATCTCAGGTAAGTGAAGTTATCTTTGCCTACTCTTGCCGAGAGCTCGAGCTCAGGGGAGGAGGAGTACCCCGATTCCAGGATGGGGCGGGGCGGTCAAAGATCCCTCCTGTTTTCAACCCCGGAACCTCCTCCCGTCCTGGCTAGTCCTCCCGCCCTCCTCCAGCGCCTGAGCGCCGGGCTCACCAAGCCCCGCCCGGCGCGGGTGCGGCTCCTTTAAGggcgggtgggggcggggcgctGGCCGTGTTGTCAGTGTCAGCTCTGCGCACGCAACCCTCCCGGAGCCGGTGCCGGCCCGGAGCCCCCGCGTCTCTGCAGACGAGTCCCCGCCCGGGTCCGGCGGGGCCCGCGCCGTGGGAGGAGTCGGGCGCTGGCCGACGACTAGCCCAGGTCGGACTGCCGGACCTACAGAGGAGGGACCGGGACCACAGAGAGAGGGACCCCAGCGTCAAGACCCCCCAGGACCTCCTCTCATCGATCTGTGGCACCCACTAGTCCCGGGCACCCAGCCCCGGAGAGCCCCCGAGCCCGCGCGCCCAGCCCCGGGGgagcccgcccccgccccgcggcccgcCCGGGCCATGCTCCCCCGGGGCAGCGGCTGAGCCTGAGCCGGGACCGGGACCGGAGCCCGCACGGAGCATGGATCCGGGCTGGGGGCAGCGGGACGTGGGCTGGGCGGCCCTGCTGATCCTCTTCGCCGCCTCGCTGCTCACGGTGTTCGGCTGGCTGCTGCAGTATGCCCGGGGCTTGTGGCTGGCGCGGGCccgccggggccggggccggggacCCGCCTTAGCTGCCGAGCCCGCGGGCTCCCTGCGGGAGCTGGGCGTATGGCGCTCGTTGCTGCGGCTGCGGGCGACTCGGGCCGGCGCCGCTGAGGAGCCAGGTGTCCGGGGCCTCCTGGCGTCGCTCTTCGCCTTCAAGTCTTTCCGGGAGAACTGGCAGCGGGCTTGGGTGCGAGCGCTGAACGAGCAGGCCTGCAGGGACGGGGTGAGTTGGACAGGAGCACCTACGTGGTCCGCTCACTCAGCCTTTGCTTTCAGGGGAGGGACTGCTCATGCCAGGAAGCCGGATGGGGGTGGGGATCAACTGGGGAACCCCCATGGCTTCTCTTCCCCTACGGGATCAGAGAAAAGGGTGCAGGTGAGGCTAGAGGTTGCAGAAATCCCGCTATGTCCCAAATCCTCTATTCTTGTGGTCAGGGTACTCTTTGGCTCCAAACCCATGCACAAGTTGCTGTTCTCATAGCAACGCTAATCCCTGTGCCTGAGGGCACTTCCGTCTAGCCTGGGTGCTGGTTGTGT
The Equus caballus isolate H_3958 breed thoroughbred chromosome 7, TB-T2T, whole genome shotgun sequence genome window above contains:
- the DPAGT1 gene encoding UDP-N-acetylglucosamine--dolichyl-phosphate N-acetylglucosaminephosphotransferase produces the protein MWAFPELPMPLLVNLIGSLLGFVATLTLIPAFRGHFIAARLCGQDLNKSDRQQIPESQGVISGAVFLIILFCFIPFPFLNCFVEEQCKAFPHHEFVALIGALLAICCMIFLGFADDVLNLRWRHKLLLPTAASLPLLMVYFTNFGNTTIVVPKPFRPILGLHLDLGILYYVYMGLLAVFCTNAINILAGINGLEAGQSLVISASIIVFNLVELEGDYRDDHVFSLYFMIPFFFTTLGLLYHNWYPSRVFVGDTFCYFAGMTFAVVGILGHFSKTMLLFFMPQVFNFLYSLPQLLHIIPCPRHRIPRLNTKTGKLEMSYSKFKTKSLSFLGTFILKVAESLQLVTVRQSENEDGAFTECNNMTLINLLLKVFGPMHERNLTLFLLLLQILGSAVTFSIRYQLVRLFYDV